One genomic region from Spirosoma sp. KCTC 42546 encodes:
- the rimM gene encoding ribosome maturation factor RimM (Essential for efficient processing of 16S rRNA): MTKEDCYQVGHITKTHGVSGELVLFLDVDNAAEYADLESILLEVKGELIPYFIESIAIVKGSRAIIAFEDVDTIEQAERLINCGAYLPLDELEPITDETRFYFHEIVGYQIVDAVAGELGIVRGVYAMNAQDLIAMDYQGKEVLIPINSDIVRTVDRTQQKLNVALPDGLLEIYMEDPKDKPETNGDEDDTDED; this comes from the coding sequence ATGACAAAAGAAGACTGTTATCAAGTGGGTCATATCACCAAAACGCACGGCGTTAGTGGTGAATTAGTGCTGTTTTTGGACGTTGACAACGCAGCGGAGTACGCTGATCTGGAATCGATTCTGCTGGAAGTGAAGGGAGAATTGATTCCATACTTTATCGAATCGATCGCCATTGTAAAAGGTAGCCGGGCAATTATTGCCTTTGAGGACGTCGACACAATCGAGCAGGCTGAGCGTTTAATCAACTGTGGCGCTTACTTACCGCTTGATGAACTGGAGCCCATTACCGATGAAACCCGGTTTTACTTCCACGAAATTGTCGGCTATCAAATTGTTGATGCCGTAGCCGGTGAGTTGGGTATTGTACGTGGTGTATATGCCATGAACGCGCAGGATCTGATTGCCATGGATTATCAGGGCAAAGAAGTCCTAATCCCGATCAATAGCGATATTGTTCGGACGGTGGATCGCACCCAACAGAAGCTTAATGTAGCACTGCCTGATGGTCTTCTGGAAATTTATATGGAAGACCCTAAAGACAAGCCAGAAACGAACGGCGACGAGGACGATACCGATGAGGATTGA
- a CDS encoding DUF4403 family protein: MRHLSHLILLCATLFYTFFLLSCSQPSSNHLNPKAPKEAYNTTEMEVRNERFLSTVHVPVSIALSDVERQINAQVNGLIYEDNSLDDNNRDQFMAKVWKRGTILVTAEDSLFHFTVPLKIWAKAGVSVLGFTQYKETEFEIDLRFKTKFDLDKDWSVHTQTQADGYGWVRRPTVNVIGVNIPITNFVGRMIDKNLGSITKTIDQQVRRNVDLRTPVLKVWNTLRQPYLLSEKYRTYLQIVPKRVLITPLRFEGRVIRATIGIEGYTLTTTGARPEVHPAVLLPDLTVVSLVKDDFQIGLLSEASYPEVAKIAAEEFVGKSFSFSDNRYTITITSMDLYGQNENLIIKAGLKGTINGDIYLRGRPYYDAHDQTISLKDLQFDLDTKNVLARSAGWLLKGTFARTLEKQLTIPVGSQIADMQKLLQQQLKNNQLVKGVVINGQIDEIRPDQVYLTPTALLAVVNAHGRIDVKVEGL; the protein is encoded by the coding sequence TTGCGCCATCTTAGCCATCTGATTTTACTCTGTGCAACTCTGTTTTATACCTTTTTCCTGCTAAGTTGCAGCCAGCCATCGAGTAATCACCTGAATCCTAAAGCGCCTAAAGAAGCCTACAACACTACCGAAATGGAAGTCCGAAATGAACGCTTTTTATCGACCGTCCACGTTCCTGTTTCCATTGCGCTAAGTGATGTTGAGCGGCAAATTAACGCCCAGGTCAACGGCCTTATTTACGAGGATAATAGTCTGGACGATAATAACCGTGATCAGTTCATGGCGAAAGTCTGGAAGCGGGGTACTATTCTCGTTACAGCGGAGGATAGTCTGTTTCATTTTACCGTTCCACTAAAGATCTGGGCTAAAGCGGGTGTATCTGTCTTAGGTTTCACACAGTATAAAGAAACTGAGTTCGAAATTGATCTACGATTCAAAACCAAGTTCGATCTAGATAAAGACTGGTCGGTTCATACCCAAACTCAGGCGGATGGCTACGGGTGGGTGCGTCGACCAACGGTAAACGTGATTGGGGTGAATATTCCGATAACGAATTTCGTAGGGCGTATGATCGACAAAAATCTGGGCAGCATTACTAAAACCATCGATCAGCAGGTACGTCGGAATGTGGACCTCCGTACCCCCGTTCTGAAGGTCTGGAATACGCTTCGCCAACCTTATCTATTGTCGGAAAAATACCGAACCTATCTGCAAATTGTTCCGAAACGAGTCCTTATTACGCCTTTGCGGTTTGAAGGGCGGGTGATCCGGGCGACAATTGGGATTGAAGGATACACCCTCACAACTACGGGTGCCAGGCCGGAGGTGCACCCAGCGGTGTTGTTGCCCGATTTGACGGTCGTTTCATTGGTGAAGGATGATTTTCAGATTGGCCTGCTGAGCGAAGCGAGCTATCCTGAAGTAGCAAAAATTGCCGCCGAAGAATTCGTAGGTAAATCGTTTTCCTTCAGTGATAATCGCTATACCATCACTATCACAAGTATGGACTTATACGGTCAGAATGAAAACCTGATTATTAAGGCTGGCCTTAAAGGAACGATCAACGGCGATATTTACCTGCGTGGACGCCCATACTATGATGCCCATGACCAGACCATTTCCCTGAAAGACCTTCAGTTCGACTTAGATACGAAAAATGTGTTGGCACGGTCGGCGGGTTGGCTACTGAAAGGCACCTTTGCCCGAACGCTTGAAAAGCAGCTCACAATTCCGGTGGGCTCGCAGATTGCCGATATGCAGAAGTTATTGCAACAGCAACTCAAAAATAATCAGTTAGTGAAAGGTGTTGTTATTAATGGGCAGATTGATGAAATTAGACCCGATCAGGTCTATTTAACGCCAACTGCCCTACTCGCGGTTGTGAACGCCCATGGCCGGATTGATGTGAAAGTAGAGGGGCTTTAA
- a CDS encoding PDDEXK nuclease domain-containing protein — protein MLANAQLPPAVRQLPQDVTNVFRDSYVLEFLDLPNRHSEADLQTALIQNLRKFLLEAGRYFTFVGENYRVQVGNQDFYTDLLLYHRSLQCFVVVELKVTAFKPEHIGQLNFYLEALDRDHRLPHENPSIGILLCASKDSQVVEYALSRSLSPTLVADYTQQLIDKRLLAEKLAELYAYIQSEQVN, from the coding sequence ATGCTGGCCAATGCACAGTTGCCTCCCGCAGTACGCCAATTGCCCCAAGACGTAACTAATGTATTTCGAGATAGCTACGTACTGGAGTTTTTGGACTTGCCCAATCGTCATAGCGAAGCCGACTTACAGACTGCACTAATCCAAAACCTGCGTAAGTTTCTGCTCGAAGCCGGGCGATATTTTACGTTTGTGGGCGAAAATTACCGCGTGCAGGTAGGTAATCAGGACTTTTACACTGATTTGTTGCTCTATCACCGATCCCTACAATGCTTTGTGGTGGTTGAGTTGAAAGTAACCGCCTTTAAACCCGAACATATTGGTCAGCTCAACTTCTATCTGGAAGCCCTTGACCGAGACCACAGACTGCCTCATGAAAACCCAAGTATTGGCATTCTGCTCTGTGCCAGCAAAGATAGCCAGGTAGTTGAGTATGCGCTCAGCCGTAGCCTATCACCAACACTCGTAGCCGACTATACACAGCAACTGATTGACAAACGATTACTGGCCGAAAAACTGGCTGAACTCTACGCCTATATTCAAAGCGAACAAGTGAACTAA
- a CDS encoding RagB/SusD family nutrient uptake outer membrane protein produces MNKLKIYALTLVFAGFMASCKEQLDVQNPNQPSSPALKTETGLISFGEGFYITGFKDVKYYDGVPGYFWSGAIGNHELMGDVIGTDIANVFINQIGAPNQVTLDDGSILLNPNSPNKQIDFLRITANVNSTGFQNSTYYEWAYMYNMNNAANTLLANIDATTFSGEVDTKKGVLKAWAYWWKGYAYSRIGSMYYAGIINNKANGEALNGTNGNYVTKEAMIAEANKNFDEAAKILGGLTASADYTATMTGLIPSFNRVGKGGILTPAMWVRNINTMKARNILVNTRLNAMTAAQWADILTLTNNGVLATDFVFTGRSNAAGDFLAPTTGTVSAKTTGANNTYKISERLIQDFKAGDLRLSNNFQQRSSAYIGETSRGNAFFTRFNLINRGAVGSEGSASVITYSNTNAGGTELYLASTYEENQLMKAEALIYTSKIEDGLALIDEVRKAQGAGLAAVAGTGLTLDAAKEELRRERRIGLLFRALAFYDARRWGILETGRTNAVALSRTGVVSTKATINYGYLDYWDVPDNEIAYNPPVSGSAATKNPKTN; encoded by the coding sequence ATGAATAAGTTAAAAATATATGCTTTAACACTGGTGTTCGCCGGATTTATGGCGTCCTGTAAAGAACAATTGGACGTTCAGAACCCAAACCAGCCATCTTCTCCAGCGTTGAAAACCGAAACAGGTCTGATCTCGTTTGGCGAAGGATTCTACATTACTGGATTCAAGGATGTAAAATACTACGATGGCGTTCCGGGTTATTTTTGGTCGGGAGCTATTGGTAACCACGAACTAATGGGGGATGTGATCGGAACAGACATTGCCAACGTCTTTATTAATCAGATTGGCGCCCCCAATCAGGTTACGCTCGACGATGGTAGCATTCTGCTGAATCCAAACTCGCCGAACAAGCAGATCGACTTTCTTCGAATCACAGCGAATGTTAACTCGACGGGTTTCCAAAACTCAACCTATTATGAGTGGGCATACATGTACAACATGAACAATGCGGCTAATACACTGTTAGCCAACATTGATGCAACTACATTCTCGGGCGAAGTCGATACCAAAAAAGGCGTTTTAAAAGCCTGGGCTTACTGGTGGAAAGGCTATGCCTACTCGCGGATTGGCTCGATGTATTATGCGGGCATCATTAACAATAAGGCAAACGGCGAAGCACTGAACGGCACCAATGGCAATTATGTAACGAAAGAAGCCATGATTGCAGAAGCCAACAAGAACTTTGATGAAGCAGCTAAAATTCTGGGTGGCTTAACGGCCAGTGCCGATTATACGGCAACAATGACGGGTTTAATTCCGAGCTTTAACCGGGTTGGCAAAGGAGGGATATTAACACCAGCCATGTGGGTGCGCAATATCAATACGATGAAAGCCCGGAATATCCTGGTCAATACGCGGCTTAATGCAATGACTGCGGCTCAATGGGCCGACATTCTGACGCTTACTAATAATGGCGTACTAGCTACTGACTTTGTCTTTACGGGTCGTTCCAATGCGGCTGGCGACTTCCTGGCGCCGACGACGGGCACTGTATCGGCAAAAACAACAGGTGCTAACAACACCTATAAAATTTCTGAACGGTTGATTCAGGATTTTAAAGCGGGCGACCTCCGCTTGTCTAATAATTTCCAACAACGCAGCTCAGCATACATCGGAGAAACCTCACGGGGTAATGCGTTCTTTACCCGTTTTAACCTGATTAACCGGGGAGCAGTTGGCTCAGAAGGTAGTGCCTCTGTTATTACGTATTCAAATACGAATGCAGGTGGTACCGAATTGTACCTGGCTAGCACATACGAAGAAAATCAGTTAATGAAAGCGGAAGCGTTGATTTACACAAGCAAAATTGAGGATGGACTTGCGCTTATCGACGAAGTTCGTAAGGCACAGGGAGCTGGTCTGGCCGCTGTGGCTGGAACAGGCCTGACACTTGATGCCGCCAAAGAAGAACTGCGTCGGGAACGACGGATTGGTTTGTTGTTCCGGGCGTTAGCGTTCTACGACGCACGGCGCTGGGGCATACTGGAGACAGGACGGACCAATGCTGTTGCCCTAAGCCGCACGGGTGTTGTAAGTACTAAGGCAACCATCAACTATGGTTATCTGGATTATTGGGATGTGCCCGATAATGAAATCGCATATAATCCACCAGTTAGTGGCAGTGCAGCAACGAAAAATCCAAAAACAAACTAA
- a CDS encoding SusC/RagA family TonB-linked outer membrane protein, translated as MRKNLLLSLLLVCSTCVSLWAQDRKITGKVFSAEDGSALPGVSVVVKGTTVGSVTDGEGSYSLVAPAKGSLVFSFIGMATKEVALGASSVVDVKLTTDTKQLAEVVVTGVGVATDKRKIAISVESVSGKDLPQTPSASVDQALIGKIPGAQITSRSGTPGADVNILLRGINTINRGTQPMILIDGIQMGATSLQTIDLNSIERVEVVQGAAAATIYGAQGANGVIQLFTKKGKNGQMNIDFSSSVAVNTYLNNGGVSKAQYHAFATDASNNIIGSSGKPIVYDAINGIYSENVQYNSTDPTATNSKPYNANLQYHDHFDYFFKPANTINNSVAITGGSAKADFGLSASNSHQESNIRDNGYWDRSNLSANIGAQLARGLTLRSITQLAYTKSTLKSSDRTILYNLLNAYPLADFDLTTTDGSIPLNMNQTIGINASNPSYRQAYTRNNDNKIDIIQNLNLNYKFPKYVDLDLKYGLNFQTQNRDLEYANQANNANNKYWLTQGSTNYISNYNTTNTGDLTKYTNSKVFQNFLATATATFDFKEDFHLNIPIKSSTQALFDWRNSQVKEYTSAAIGLPAAYTPYNAANTTSWRVYRDYSEPFITYGYLINQRFEIGEFAGFSGGFRSDYSSAFGQGSKPFTFPRGDAYLRLSALKFWENSPVNSFLPELKLRAAYGQAGIQPQPFDRYVTITPTTVGNTTAFYYANQQSNPALGVEVSEELEIGTDMVFSLFKGSSWLNAIALSATYWDRKTKDAIYQVDVAPSVGLGKLTDNAFTLGSNGLQMSLNSTVYQGSNFKWNTTINFGKQSSQILAVRGDAPIVVTSNAGSTNYVLKAGEKIGQLYGYKSIHSVNELGPNGTPFIPVGDQEQYTLASNGYVVNKTTKQPYFTADKFSFGDPNPKFNMSFINDVTFKNFLTFGVQFDWVNGSHLYNQTKEWMYRDGIHSEYANPFTIDGQTGAWTAFYRGVYAQRTANGTKDYFYEDASFLRLRNISIGVDLAKAFKIPAVKRLQLVLSGRNLWTLTNYTGFDPEISSGTSNSAWDRGTDHSTMPNFKSYQASLNFGF; from the coding sequence ATGAGGAAAAATTTACTGTTGAGCCTCCTGTTGGTGTGCTCAACCTGCGTAAGTCTCTGGGCGCAGGACCGAAAAATTACTGGTAAAGTATTTTCTGCTGAAGATGGCAGCGCTCTGCCGGGTGTATCGGTAGTTGTTAAAGGGACCACAGTTGGGTCCGTCACTGACGGTGAGGGTAGCTACTCACTAGTTGCTCCTGCAAAAGGTTCTTTAGTATTCTCCTTCATTGGCATGGCTACGAAGGAAGTTGCCCTAGGCGCGAGTTCGGTTGTGGATGTTAAGTTAACAACGGACACCAAGCAACTTGCTGAAGTAGTGGTAACCGGGGTCGGCGTTGCAACCGACAAGCGCAAAATTGCTATTTCGGTTGAATCGGTTTCTGGAAAAGATTTACCGCAAACGCCTTCGGCCTCTGTCGATCAGGCCCTGATCGGTAAAATTCCGGGTGCGCAAATCACCAGCCGGAGTGGTACACCTGGTGCAGATGTAAATATCCTGCTACGTGGTATTAATACGATTAACCGCGGTACACAACCAATGATTCTGATTGATGGGATTCAGATGGGCGCTACCAGCCTTCAAACCATTGATTTAAATTCGATCGAGCGCGTTGAAGTCGTTCAGGGTGCTGCTGCGGCTACCATTTATGGTGCTCAGGGCGCTAATGGGGTTATCCAACTGTTTACCAAAAAGGGTAAAAACGGTCAGATGAACATCGACTTTTCGTCGAGCGTTGCCGTAAACACCTATTTAAACAACGGCGGTGTGAGCAAAGCACAATACCACGCGTTTGCTACCGATGCCAGCAATAACATTATCGGTTCGTCAGGAAAGCCAATTGTATATGATGCCATAAATGGGATTTATTCGGAGAACGTCCAGTATAATTCGACAGATCCAACGGCTACGAATAGCAAGCCCTACAACGCTAACCTGCAATATCACGATCACTTTGACTATTTCTTCAAGCCAGCCAACACTATAAACAATAGTGTTGCTATCACCGGCGGAAGTGCGAAGGCTGACTTTGGTCTGTCGGCTTCCAATAGCCACCAGGAAAGTAATATTCGGGACAACGGCTACTGGGATCGGAGCAACCTGTCGGCTAACATTGGTGCACAATTGGCGAGAGGGCTTACCCTTCGTTCGATCACGCAATTGGCCTACACAAAAAGCACATTGAAGTCCAGTGATCGAACCATTCTGTATAATTTATTGAATGCGTATCCATTAGCTGATTTCGACCTAACCACTACAGATGGGTCTATTCCGCTCAATATGAACCAGACGATTGGGATCAACGCATCGAACCCATCCTATCGCCAGGCTTATACCCGCAATAATGATAATAAGATTGACATCATTCAGAATTTGAACCTTAACTATAAGTTTCCGAAGTATGTTGATCTTGATTTGAAATACGGGCTTAATTTTCAGACTCAAAACCGTGACCTGGAATATGCGAACCAGGCCAATAATGCCAATAACAAATATTGGTTAACCCAGGGGTCAACGAATTATATTTCGAATTATAATACCACGAATACTGGTGATCTGACGAAGTATACCAACAGCAAAGTGTTCCAGAACTTCCTGGCTACCGCTACGGCTACCTTTGATTTTAAAGAGGATTTTCACCTGAACATTCCCATCAAATCGTCTACACAGGCCTTGTTTGACTGGCGTAATAGTCAGGTGAAAGAGTATACCAGCGCGGCTATTGGTCTGCCCGCAGCGTACACACCATATAATGCGGCCAATACAACCTCGTGGCGCGTGTACCGCGATTATTCGGAGCCATTTATCACGTATGGTTATCTGATTAACCAACGGTTTGAAATCGGTGAATTTGCCGGTTTTTCGGGCGGCTTCCGAAGTGATTACTCGTCAGCATTTGGTCAGGGTTCCAAGCCCTTTACCTTCCCCCGTGGCGATGCTTATCTGCGTTTATCAGCTCTTAAATTCTGGGAAAATAGCCCTGTAAATAGCTTTTTGCCTGAGTTAAAGCTCCGGGCCGCTTATGGACAGGCAGGTATTCAGCCCCAACCGTTTGACCGCTACGTGACCATTACACCAACAACGGTAGGTAACACAACAGCGTTCTACTATGCCAACCAACAGAGCAATCCAGCCCTGGGCGTAGAGGTATCAGAAGAATTAGAAATTGGTACCGACATGGTATTCAGCTTATTTAAAGGCAGCAGCTGGTTAAATGCTATTGCGCTATCGGCTACGTACTGGGATCGGAAAACGAAAGATGCTATCTACCAGGTCGATGTGGCCCCTTCTGTCGGACTTGGAAAGTTGACAGATAACGCCTTTACCTTAGGCTCGAATGGGCTTCAGATGTCGTTAAATTCGACGGTTTATCAGGGCTCCAATTTTAAATGGAATACAACGATCAACTTTGGTAAACAGAGCTCTCAAATCCTCGCTGTTCGCGGAGATGCGCCGATTGTTGTTACATCCAATGCCGGAAGCACAAACTATGTTCTGAAAGCAGGTGAGAAAATCGGTCAGTTGTACGGCTATAAATCAATTCATAGCGTTAACGAGCTAGGTCCGAATGGCACTCCGTTTATTCCTGTGGGAGATCAGGAACAGTATACCCTGGCCAGCAATGGATATGTGGTGAATAAAACAACCAAGCAGCCGTACTTTACGGCCGACAAATTCAGTTTTGGCGATCCAAACCCAAAGTTTAACATGTCGTTTATCAACGACGTTACGTTCAAAAACTTCCTCACCTTTGGTGTTCAGTTTGATTGGGTCAATGGTAGTCACCTCTACAACCAGACCAAAGAGTGGATGTATCGGGATGGTATTCACAGTGAATATGCGAACCCCTTTACTATTGATGGACAAACGGGTGCCTGGACGGCCTTCTATCGGGGTGTTTATGCCCAGCGTACAGCCAACGGTACAAAAGATTATTTCTACGAAGATGCTTCATTCCTGCGTCTAAGAAACATTTCTATTGGCGTTGATCTGGCTAAAGCGTTCAAGATACCGGCTGTTAAACGACTTCAATTGGTTCTTTCGGGACGTAACCTCTGGACGCTTACCAACTATACGGGTTTCGATCCGGAAATCAGTTCCGGAACGTCGAACTCGGCTTGGGACCGTGGAACGGATCACAGCACGATGCCGAACTTTAAATCGTACCAGGCTTCTTTAAACTTTGGATTTTAA
- a CDS encoding NAD(P)-dependent oxidoreductase, whose amino-acid sequence MQLLVVGATGGTGLQIIEQALQRGHFVTAFVRDPAKLPVKHPNLTVETGDVLKPQTLLHAVRRQDVVICALGSRPGQHDEAVADGTKNLIAAMRQAGVRRLLVVSSLGVGTSYEEASLPSKLVIKTLLSGVIAEKEKQEHAIHTSKLDWVIVRPTRLTNGPLTGKIRLGEHLPFPRFSIPKISRADVAAFLLDQLDNDQYLGKAVTITGK is encoded by the coding sequence ATGCAATTGCTAGTCGTAGGTGCCACCGGAGGGACCGGGTTACAAATCATTGAGCAAGCTCTTCAGCGCGGTCATTTTGTCACGGCTTTCGTACGAGATCCCGCTAAACTGCCTGTAAAGCACCCGAACCTAACCGTGGAAACTGGCGATGTGCTAAAACCGCAGACACTACTACATGCCGTGCGTCGGCAGGATGTGGTGATATGTGCGCTCGGTAGCCGACCCGGCCAGCATGATGAGGCTGTGGCCGATGGTACGAAAAATCTGATTGCGGCTATGCGGCAGGCTGGCGTTCGTAGACTATTGGTTGTATCGTCATTGGGCGTTGGGACGAGCTACGAAGAGGCATCGCTACCAAGTAAACTAGTTATAAAAACACTGCTTAGCGGAGTTATTGCCGAAAAGGAAAAACAGGAACACGCCATCCATACAAGCAAACTTGACTGGGTAATTGTGCGCCCAACCCGCCTTACCAATGGCCCTCTTACAGGCAAAATTAGACTAGGTGAACATTTGCCATTTCCACGATTTTCGATACCCAAAATTAGTCGCGCCGATGTAGCTGCTTTCCTGCTAGATCAACTTGATAATGACCAGTATCTGGGTAAGGCCGTGACGATAACCGGAAAATAA
- a CDS encoding 30S ribosomal protein S16: MSVKIRLARRGRKKMAIYDIVIAESTSPRDGRFIEKIGSYNPNTDPSTVVLKSDRAVYWLMVGAQPTDTARSVLSHEGIMYRKHLQVGVNKGAITQEQADEKYTTWQEGKQSRKAGAADTKSQTKEQDRAARLEAEKKVNEARAEAIAKKNKVEEPVVEAPVAEVAPAVEEAPVAEAPAVEETPVAEVAAAPVAEEAPVAEAAPAVEAAAPVAETPVAEEAPAAASTEEKPAAE, from the coding sequence ATGAGTGTTAAAATTCGTTTAGCGCGTCGTGGACGCAAAAAAATGGCGATTTACGACATCGTAATTGCAGAGTCAACCTCTCCTCGCGATGGCCGGTTTATTGAGAAAATCGGTTCGTACAATCCCAACACTGACCCTTCGACGGTCGTATTAAAGTCTGATCGGGCCGTTTATTGGCTTATGGTAGGTGCTCAGCCGACCGATACCGCGCGTTCGGTATTGTCGCATGAAGGCATCATGTATCGTAAACACCTGCAGGTAGGCGTCAACAAAGGGGCCATCACGCAGGAACAGGCTGATGAGAAATACACGACCTGGCAGGAAGGCAAACAAAGCCGTAAAGCAGGAGCTGCTGATACCAAATCGCAAACCAAAGAGCAGGATCGTGCTGCTCGTCTGGAAGCTGAGAAAAAGGTAAACGAAGCTCGCGCTGAAGCGATCGCCAAGAAAAACAAAGTAGAAGAACCTGTAGTGGAAGCTCCGGTTGCCGAAGTTGCCCCTGCTGTTGAAGAAGCTCCTGTAGCTGAAGCGCCAGCGGTTGAAGAAACTCCAGTAGCTGAAGTAGCAGCCGCTCCGGTTGCTGAAGAGGCTCCTGTAGCTGAAGCCGCTCCCGCTGTTGAAGCAGCCGCCCCGGTTGCTGAAACTCCAGTAGCCGAAGAAGCTCCTGCTGCTGCAAGCACGGAAGAAAAACCAGCTGCGGAATAA
- the trmD gene encoding tRNA (guanosine(37)-N1)-methyltransferase TrmD: MRIDIITCLPRLLDSFFAHSILQRAQQGGYVEVVVHDLRDYTADKHRRVDDYAFGGGAGMVMQIEPIANCIRALQSDRAYDEVIYMTPDGERLNQQTTNSLSLRQNLIILCGHYKGVDERARELFITKEISIGDYVLSGGELAACVLSDAIIRLLPGVLNDETSALTDSFQDNLLAPPVYTRPAEFEGHRVPDILLSGHEAKIDEWRHEKALERTQARRPDLLD, encoded by the coding sequence ATGAGGATTGATATTATTACCTGTCTCCCCAGGCTTCTGGATAGCTTTTTTGCCCATTCAATTCTGCAACGGGCGCAACAAGGTGGGTATGTAGAGGTAGTTGTGCACGACCTGCGCGATTATACAGCCGATAAGCACCGACGCGTGGATGACTATGCGTTCGGGGGTGGTGCCGGTATGGTTATGCAGATCGAACCAATTGCCAATTGCATCCGAGCATTACAGTCCGACCGTGCCTACGATGAGGTAATTTATATGACCCCCGATGGTGAGCGGCTGAATCAGCAAACGACTAATTCGTTATCGCTACGACAGAACCTTATTATTCTGTGTGGCCACTACAAAGGCGTCGATGAGCGGGCCCGAGAGTTGTTCATAACCAAAGAAATCAGCATCGGTGATTACGTATTGTCGGGCGGTGAACTGGCGGCTTGCGTGTTGTCGGATGCCATTATCCGTTTGTTGCCCGGTGTTCTGAACGACGAAACATCAGCCTTAACCGATTCTTTTCAGGATAATCTGTTGGCCCCCCCTGTATATACCCGCCCGGCCGAATTTGAAGGGCATCGGGTTCCGGATATTCTGCTGTCGGGCCATGAAGCTAAAATTGATGAATGGCGCCACGAAAAGGCCCTTGAACGTACTCAGGCAAGGCGGCCCGATTTACTGGATTAA
- a CDS encoding Fic family protein, with translation MKYQIPHDQNEFLPNQLGLNSAEAIALAEFDGFLKAEIILTDELTNRTRFSSGYIQKVHKLALGEVYSFAGKWRDVNLSKGGFVFPMAQFLPAVMASFETDILAKLPNRYSATHQLIHDLAVVHAELLFIHPFREGNGRTARLIANLMCRKQGLNAPHWEKIEPNEGASIRFANYVMAVQRAADQDYEPMRQIIEIIFPT, from the coding sequence ATGAAGTACCAAATCCCACATGACCAAAATGAATTCCTACCGAATCAACTTGGCCTGAATTCGGCGGAAGCAATTGCCTTGGCGGAGTTTGATGGATTCCTAAAGGCAGAAATTATATTGACTGACGAACTAACTAATCGAACCAGATTCTCAAGTGGCTATATACAGAAAGTTCATAAACTAGCCTTAGGCGAAGTTTATTCGTTTGCAGGTAAATGGCGGGATGTCAATTTATCAAAAGGCGGATTTGTTTTCCCGATGGCTCAGTTTTTACCAGCCGTAATGGCTTCATTTGAAACTGATATTCTAGCGAAACTCCCTAATCGCTACTCGGCTACGCATCAGCTCATCCATGATTTGGCTGTAGTTCATGCTGAACTGTTATTTATTCATCCATTTCGGGAAGGGAATGGCCGGACAGCACGACTAATAGCGAATTTGATGTGCCGAAAACAGGGACTAAACGCTCCGCATTGGGAAAAGATAGAGCCTAACGAGGGAGCCAGTATCCGTTTTGCCAATTATGTAATGGCCGTGCAACGTGCAGCCGATCAAGACTATGAGCCGATGAGGCAAATCATCGAAATTATTTTCCCAACGTAG
- a CDS encoding DUF1016 N-terminal domain-containing protein — translation MADLSDQFTEVVTLIHQARSRVMQRVNRELIDLYWHVGAYISAKVASTEWGSQTVDQLADFILQQQPDLRGFNR, via the coding sequence ATGGCTGATCTATCTGACCAATTCACCGAAGTTGTTACCTTAATTCATCAGGCTCGAAGCCGGGTTATGCAGCGGGTCAATCGTGAGTTAATTGATCTCTATTGGCACGTCGGTGCTTATATTAGTGCGAAAGTTGCGTCTACCGAGTGGGGTAGCCAAACTGTCGATCAGCTCGCCGATTTCATTCTGCAACAACAACCCGACTTACGGGGCTTTAACCGATGA